Proteins from one Sulfuriferula thiophila genomic window:
- the nadA gene encoding quinolinate synthase NadA gives MTIQTLVHMPVLPKIIAPPMIEESLTDAERSTLLARIKTLMAQQNAVLVAHYYTSADLQDLAEDTGGCVSDSLEMARFGHAHPAKTIIVAGVKFMGETAKILNPEKRVLMPDLNANCSLDMACPADAFAAFCDQHPDRVVVVYANTSAAVKARADWVVTSGTAVKIVEHLHKQGKKILWAPDKHLGEYVRTTTGADMLLWQGSCVVHEAFKAKELAAMKLTHPDAAVLVHPESPEEVIALADVVGSTTQIIRAAQNLPNREFIVATDNGIFHKMRAAAPGKIFLEAPTAGVGATCKSCAHCPWMAMNGLRNLLHVLETGANEILIDEPVRQRAVLSIQRMLDFAAQR, from the coding sequence ATGACCATACAGACCTTAGTTCACATGCCTGTCCTGCCTAAAATCATCGCCCCGCCGATGATTGAAGAAAGCCTGACCGATGCTGAGCGCAGCACTTTGCTTGCTCGCATCAAAACCCTGATGGCGCAGCAGAATGCTGTGCTGGTTGCCCACTATTACACTTCAGCCGATTTGCAGGATCTGGCTGAAGATACCGGCGGCTGCGTTTCGGATTCGCTGGAAATGGCACGTTTTGGTCATGCTCACCCGGCCAAAACCATCATTGTGGCCGGGGTCAAATTCATGGGCGAAACGGCAAAAATCCTTAATCCGGAAAAGCGTGTGCTGATGCCCGACCTGAATGCAAATTGCTCGCTGGACATGGCGTGCCCGGCTGATGCGTTTGCCGCATTCTGCGACCAGCATCCGGATCGCGTGGTCGTGGTATATGCAAACACCTCGGCAGCCGTCAAAGCACGTGCTGACTGGGTAGTCACTTCCGGCACTGCGGTTAAAATCGTCGAGCACTTGCATAAACAAGGCAAAAAAATCCTGTGGGCTCCCGATAAGCACCTGGGTGAATATGTACGCACCACCACCGGTGCCGACATGCTGTTATGGCAAGGTTCCTGCGTTGTGCACGAGGCATTCAAGGCAAAAGAGCTGGCTGCAATGAAACTCACACATCCGGATGCTGCCGTGCTGGTTCACCCCGAATCACCGGAGGAAGTCATCGCTCTGGCTGATGTGGTGGGCTCTACCACGCAGATTATCCGCGCCGCACAGAATCTGCCCAATCGTGAATTCATTGTGGCAACAGACAATGGCATTTTTCACAAGATGCGTGCTGCGGCACCCGGCAAAATATTCCTCGAAGCGCCTACCGCCGGCGTGGGCGCGACTTGCAAGAGCTGCGCCCACTGCCCATGGATGGCGATGAACGGCTTGCGTAATCTCCTGCATGTGCTGGAAACCGGCGCCAATGAAATTCTCATAGACGAACCGGTACGCCAACGCGCCGTGCTGTCGATCCAACGGATGCTGGATTTTGCCGCGCAACGATGA
- the coaBC gene encoding bifunctional phosphopantothenoylcysteine decarboxylase/phosphopantothenate--cysteine ligase CoaBC, with amino-acid sequence MPELQNKRILLGVTGGIAAYKAAELTRLLIKAGARVQVVMTQAATQFVGAKTFQALSGQPVITDLWDDASANGMAHIQLSRESDLVVVAPATADFIARLAHGLAGDMLSTLCLARSCPLVLAPAMNRQMWAHPATQRNVRQMREDGVAVLGPDAGEQACGEVGEGRMLEPVGLYNAIVAQFTPALLANQHVLITAGPTLEKLDPVRALTNMSSGKMGYAVAQAAIEAGATVTLISGPTCIAPPAAARVIHVESAAEMLQAVNQQVPDADIFISVAAVADYRPQQSHVNKLKKSDATLTLTLVPNVDILGQVAQLPNPPFCVGFAAETEQLLEYGEAKRKRKHLPLLAVNRAQDALGSDDNELILLDDNGVHPLAKADKLTLARQLITHIADLYTRSR; translated from the coding sequence ATGCCGGAATTGCAGAATAAACGCATCTTGCTGGGGGTCACAGGAGGCATTGCCGCCTATAAAGCTGCCGAATTAACGCGTCTGCTGATCAAGGCCGGCGCGCGAGTGCAGGTGGTGATGACGCAGGCGGCAACACAGTTTGTCGGTGCGAAGACTTTTCAGGCGCTGTCGGGTCAGCCGGTAATTACCGACTTGTGGGACGATGCCAGTGCGAATGGCATGGCGCATATCCAGCTCAGCCGCGAGAGCGATCTGGTCGTGGTGGCGCCGGCTACAGCCGATTTCATCGCCAGGCTGGCGCATGGGCTGGCTGGCGATATGTTATCTACCTTGTGCCTGGCGCGTAGCTGTCCATTAGTTCTGGCGCCAGCGATGAACCGGCAAATGTGGGCACATCCTGCGACGCAGCGTAATGTCCGGCAAATGAGGGAGGATGGTGTTGCAGTGCTGGGGCCGGACGCCGGTGAGCAGGCCTGCGGAGAGGTGGGTGAGGGGCGCATGCTGGAACCCGTCGGTTTATATAACGCAATCGTTGCCCAATTCACGCCTGCGTTGTTGGCGAACCAGCACGTACTGATTACGGCAGGACCGACGCTGGAAAAGCTGGATCCGGTGCGCGCGCTGACCAACATGAGTTCCGGCAAGATGGGGTATGCCGTGGCGCAGGCCGCAATAGAAGCAGGCGCCACCGTAACACTGATCAGCGGGCCGACTTGTATTGCGCCACCTGCTGCGGCTCGGGTGATTCATGTCGAGAGCGCAGCGGAGATGCTGCAGGCGGTGAATCAGCAGGTGCCAGATGCGGATATTTTTATCAGCGTCGCTGCGGTAGCGGATTATCGTCCGCAGCAATCCCATGTCAACAAACTGAAAAAATCCGATGCTACGCTTACCCTTACCCTGGTGCCCAATGTGGATATTCTGGGGCAGGTGGCGCAGTTGCCGAATCCACCGTTCTGCGTGGGTTTTGCCGCTGAAACCGAGCAGTTGCTGGAATACGGTGAGGCTAAGCGTAAGCGCAAACACCTGCCGCTACTTGCGGTTAATCGTGCTCAGGATGCGCTGGGTAGTGATGATAATGAATTGATTTTGCTGGATGACAATGGTGTGCATCCGTTGGCCAAGGCTGACAAGCTCACGCTGGCGCGGCAGCTGATTACGCATATTGCTGATTTATACACTCGTTCACGTTAG
- a CDS encoding NAD-dependent epimerase/dehydratase family protein, with protein sequence MHILITGGAGFIGSHLAEYHLARNDSVHVVDNFNTGLYNNIKPMLAHPLFRFDEADIVTWAGLDKAVGWADRIYHMAAVVGVKKVLEDPVSVMATNIAGTERVMRAMHQGKWNPQLVVASSSEVYGFNDKSSFAETDDVVFHSGSRLRWCYAVTKLADESFGYAYAQKYGLNITIARLFNTIGPRQIGQYGMVAPTFVKQAVNHQSITVYGDGNQTRSFCDVRDTVTALDLLASAPAARGEIVNVGNDQEITIKDLAQLVVDRAKSASPIRFLSYEEAYGVAFEDVSHRRPDLTKLRELTGFEPQWTLVNTIDDLILRARTHEIPVNETTTG encoded by the coding sequence ATGCATATATTAATTACAGGTGGAGCGGGTTTTATCGGTTCGCATCTGGCTGAATATCATCTTGCGCGAAACGATAGCGTGCATGTTGTGGATAACTTCAATACAGGCTTGTATAACAATATCAAACCCATGCTCGCGCATCCCTTGTTTCGTTTTGATGAGGCGGATATCGTTACCTGGGCGGGTCTGGATAAAGCCGTCGGCTGGGCTGATCGTATTTATCATATGGCCGCTGTGGTCGGTGTGAAAAAAGTGCTGGAAGACCCGGTAAGCGTCATGGCCACCAATATCGCAGGCACCGAGCGGGTAATGCGGGCGATGCATCAAGGAAAATGGAACCCCCAGTTAGTGGTTGCCTCAAGTTCAGAGGTGTACGGCTTTAACGATAAATCCAGCTTTGCAGAAACGGATGATGTGGTATTTCATTCTGGCAGCCGGTTACGATGGTGTTATGCCGTGACTAAACTTGCGGATGAGTCATTCGGCTATGCCTATGCCCAGAAATATGGGCTCAATATCACAATTGCCCGTTTATTCAACACCATTGGCCCGCGTCAGATCGGGCAATATGGCATGGTGGCCCCGACGTTCGTCAAACAGGCTGTCAATCATCAATCCATTACCGTATACGGCGACGGTAATCAAACCCGATCATTCTGTGATGTACGCGATACGGTAACGGCACTGGATCTGTTGGCCTCCGCACCTGCTGCCAGAGGCGAAATCGTCAATGTCGGCAATGATCAGGAAATTACCATCAAAGACTTGGCGCAATTGGTTGTTGATCGCGCGAAAAGTGCATCGCCGATACGTTTTCTCAGTTACGAAGAGGCTTATGGTGTTGCCTTTGAAGATGTATCCCATCGTCGGCCGGATTTAACGAAGTTACGTGAACTAACCGGCTTTGAGCCGCAATGGACATTGGTAAATACGATAGATGATTTAATCCTCCGGGCTCGCACTCACGAAATACCGGTTAACGAAACCACTACTGGGTAA
- a CDS encoding tetratricopeptide repeat protein has protein sequence MDLQKQAVAQMNKYLSVGMTALCLSVPVLAQSAEQIPEAGIAAEGKGQWTEAVKIYQQSLKNNPNQPHLWQRIADIQARLGDLGASAAALNEATRYAPADAGLYAKLSEVHAAAKNPKAALAAIDQAVALEPKNLKYLQARASLASWAQDYAKSADSYSRILALAPDSPDAVLGMARTQVWQGNLEQAAANYKRYVDGHPADQAALKEYINVETRRKQYESALDLLNTSRQRFGADLGSWMQTSDIEAAAGNPKGAAAALEQATKYAPADGKLYLRLSQTYAVTQDGKSALTAINHAVQLEPNNLEYLRARGVLATWNADYVMAGDSYSRVLAIAPDDAAATLGLAHSYSQRGDADKAIKLYRAYLEKHPQDKIAMMEYMEDEATRGNAAVVKEYGEIYRQRFGESREYWLRMADIEALAGDDRASAEAIRQATRFAQNDANLFYRLSQTYPELKDVKNASAAIERAVQLEPKNLEFLRARADLAGWGSDYATALDSYDRILAIAPDDPGAMLGIARIRAWKGDTDKSAKSYKAYLAKYPQVQVVWIEYIEVEAERGNYALAMELLEKYRQQYGETAPYLKQKARVLAWAERPTPSLAIVHGLHPTMPNDYELATTHTIALAGAHRPREAVGSLSELTRLEPDSKETADTTRVIKTPLRSNINFMFGYMASSDDITIKQLGVNGEYVLSPETRLFAGSDKQWLNAAAGSGYETVSGETSTEYNRNWIGARHLFTPKISVDAQVGGGTTSGAQNFIYEVGADLQLKDNLSMRVSRRQDLFVVSPRAASLGIERRANTLTASWQPDLRYTVDSLLSYDTFSDGNTRWEANLAPRRAVVRSQYLNLDLGVGGRWFSYKEDPGNGYYAPNMYRRYSVTAYSYWKLSDDNGISVTASAGPYKDNTMDGYRTGGDLVVEGVFGLYRDWMLDARASLSSYGAGATGAYRSRLFELILTRRF, from the coding sequence ATGGATCTTCAGAAACAGGCGGTGGCGCAAATGAATAAGTATCTTTCAGTTGGCATGACAGCATTATGCCTGTCAGTACCCGTATTGGCGCAGAGTGCGGAACAAATACCCGAAGCAGGAATTGCCGCCGAGGGTAAGGGGCAATGGACGGAAGCAGTTAAGATTTATCAGCAGTCACTTAAAAATAATCCGAATCAGCCCCATTTATGGCAACGCATTGCCGATATTCAAGCGCGTCTTGGCGATCTTGGAGCCAGCGCCGCTGCGCTGAATGAAGCTACCCGTTATGCGCCTGCGGATGCGGGCCTTTACGCCAAGCTATCCGAGGTGCATGCGGCTGCCAAGAATCCTAAAGCGGCTTTGGCTGCGATTGATCAGGCGGTCGCGCTGGAACCCAAAAATCTGAAATACCTGCAGGCGCGAGCCAGTCTGGCAAGCTGGGCGCAAGATTACGCAAAATCAGCCGATAGTTATAGCCGGATTCTGGCGCTTGCACCCGACTCACCCGATGCGGTATTAGGCATGGCGCGTACTCAGGTGTGGCAAGGTAATCTGGAACAGGCTGCCGCTAATTACAAGCGTTATGTTGATGGACACCCCGCTGATCAGGCTGCGCTTAAGGAATATATCAACGTAGAAACCAGGCGCAAGCAATATGAGAGTGCGCTGGATCTGCTCAATACCTCCCGTCAGCGGTTTGGCGCGGATTTGGGGTCCTGGATGCAAACGTCAGATATAGAAGCGGCGGCGGGCAATCCTAAAGGTGCTGCTGCCGCGCTGGAGCAGGCCACAAAGTATGCGCCAGCGGATGGCAAACTCTACCTTCGTCTTTCTCAGACCTATGCCGTTACTCAAGATGGCAAATCTGCGCTGACGGCGATTAATCATGCGGTGCAATTGGAGCCAAATAATCTTGAATATCTGCGTGCCCGTGGCGTACTGGCGACATGGAATGCAGATTATGTCATGGCTGGCGATAGTTACTCCCGTGTGTTGGCAATAGCACCCGATGATGCTGCGGCGACCTTGGGCTTGGCGCATTCCTATTCACAAAGAGGTGATGCGGATAAAGCAATCAAGCTCTATCGCGCCTATCTTGAGAAGCATCCTCAGGACAAAATTGCGATGATGGAGTACATGGAAGATGAAGCTACGCGCGGCAATGCGGCTGTCGTCAAAGAGTATGGTGAGATTTACCGTCAGCGCTTTGGGGAAAGCAGGGAATACTGGCTGCGTATGGCCGATATCGAGGCTCTGGCAGGCGACGACCGGGCTTCGGCAGAGGCTATCCGGCAAGCGACGCGCTTCGCCCAGAACGATGCCAATCTGTTCTACCGTTTATCGCAAACCTACCCTGAGCTCAAGGATGTGAAAAATGCATCTGCAGCGATAGAGCGCGCGGTGCAGCTGGAGCCGAAAAACCTGGAGTTTTTACGTGCCCGTGCCGATCTGGCGGGATGGGGTTCGGATTATGCGACCGCACTGGATAGCTACGATCGCATATTGGCCATTGCGCCTGACGATCCCGGTGCGATGCTGGGCATAGCACGTATTCGGGCTTGGAAAGGCGATACCGACAAATCGGCAAAATCTTACAAAGCCTATCTGGCCAAGTATCCGCAAGTTCAGGTCGTATGGATAGAATATATCGAGGTTGAGGCCGAGCGGGGCAACTACGCTTTGGCAATGGAACTGCTGGAAAAATATCGGCAGCAATACGGTGAAACTGCACCCTATCTGAAGCAGAAGGCGCGGGTTCTGGCCTGGGCGGAACGGCCTACACCGTCGCTGGCTATTGTGCATGGTTTGCACCCGACTATGCCGAACGATTATGAGCTGGCCACTACGCATACAATAGCGCTGGCCGGGGCGCATCGCCCGCGTGAGGCTGTGGGAAGTTTAAGCGAATTGACCCGTCTGGAGCCGGACAGCAAAGAAACGGCAGACACTACGCGTGTTATTAAAACGCCGCTGCGTTCCAATATCAATTTTATGTTCGGTTACATGGCCAGCTCGGATGACATCACGATCAAGCAATTGGGTGTGAATGGCGAGTATGTGCTATCGCCAGAAACCCGATTGTTTGCCGGATCTGACAAACAGTGGCTGAATGCCGCGGCAGGCAGTGGTTACGAGACTGTCAGTGGCGAGACAAGTACTGAATATAACCGCAACTGGATTGGCGCACGCCATTTGTTCACCCCGAAAATATCGGTGGATGCGCAAGTAGGTGGTGGCACGACTTCAGGTGCGCAGAATTTTATTTATGAAGTGGGCGCGGACTTGCAGCTTAAAGATAATCTCAGTATGCGTGTGTCCAGGCGACAGGATTTGTTTGTGGTTTCACCGCGGGCAGCCTCACTTGGCATAGAGCGGCGCGCCAATACGCTAACCGCCAGTTGGCAGCCGGATTTACGTTATACCGTAGACAGCTTGTTATCTTATGACACGTTCTCGGATGGAAATACACGTTGGGAAGCTAATTTGGCACCGCGGCGTGCTGTGGTGCGCAGTCAATATCTCAATCTGGATTTGGGCGTAGGCGGACGCTGGTTCAGCTACAAGGAAGATCCAGGTAATGGCTACTATGCGCCGAATATGTATCGGCGTTATTCGGTGACGGCTTACAGTTACTGGAAGCTGAGTGATGATAACGGCATTAGTGTTACTGCCAGTGCCGGGCCTTACAAGGATAACACCATGGATGGCTACCGTACCGGCGGGGATCTGGTTGTGGAGGGCGTGTTCGGGCTTTACCGCGACTGGATGCTGGATGCACGGGCCTCGCTTTCATCTTATGGTGCCGGTGCAACGGGTGCCTACCGTTCAAGGTTGTTTGAATTAATCCTGACCCGGCGTTTCTGA
- the dut gene encoding dUTP diphosphatase has product MARTIDVKILDARLHEHPPSYATPGAAGIDLRACIDAPIELAPAQTILIPTGMAIHIGTPDLAAMILPRSGLGHKHGIVLGNLVGLIDSDYQGQLFVSMWNRGHASFTINPLERIAQLVMVPVVQVQFNVVEDFAASERGEGGFGSTGR; this is encoded by the coding sequence ATGGCCCGTACCATAGATGTCAAAATTCTCGATGCCCGCTTGCATGAACATCCACCCAGCTACGCCACGCCGGGTGCGGCAGGCATAGACCTGCGCGCCTGTATTGATGCCCCGATCGAGCTGGCGCCAGCACAAACTATCCTGATTCCGACGGGTATGGCTATCCATATCGGCACGCCTGATCTGGCGGCGATGATCCTGCCGCGTTCAGGGCTCGGGCATAAGCATGGCATTGTGCTGGGTAATCTGGTGGGTCTGATCGATTCCGATTATCAGGGGCAGTTGTTTGTCTCCATGTGGAATCGGGGCCACGCCAGTTTTACCATCAATCCGCTGGAGCGCATTGCGCAACTGGTCATGGTGCCGGTGGTGCAGGTGCAGTTTAATGTGGTGGAAGATTTCGCTGCTTCGGAGCGTGGTGAGGGCGGGTTTGGTAGTACCGGGCGGTAA
- the lnt gene encoding apolipoprotein N-acyltransferase, with amino-acid sequence MLAAFALGAASVLGFAPFGWFAVPLFTLAGLFWLWHRQPGISAWLAFAFGLGYFGAGVSWIYISLHTYGEMPWLLAATATFLFAAFLALFPAAVGYVYQRSGRVAILAIPAAWMLSEWVRGWIFTGFPWLAVGYSQAPVSPLAGYAPIVGVFGVSLILAWSSAILAWQLRRYGWLVAIIWIAGAGLKQVSWTQPLGAPFSVSLIQGNISQSIKWQPEQVLITLREYLNMVANSHARLTVLPETAIPLFYDQVPKSYFDDLATYARINGGDVLFGIPERHADGSYYNSVMNVGTAVTQFYRKSHLVPFGEYIPLKSVFAPITEVLHIPLSDFSRGALTQTPFSIAGQHVAANVCYEDVFGDEIIRPLPAASILVNVTNDAWFGDSIAPWQHLQISQMRALESGRQMLRATNTGATAIIGINGVVQQVLPLFTRGTLKTTAQGYQGATPFSHWGNNLTLLIAGGMLLSAAWLSRKRALLHKQSKAKLDNPYNSLKYTQKQQ; translated from the coding sequence ATGCTGGCTGCATTCGCCCTTGGCGCAGCCAGCGTACTCGGCTTCGCGCCATTTGGCTGGTTTGCAGTGCCGTTGTTCACCCTGGCCGGCCTGTTCTGGCTTTGGCACCGCCAGCCCGGTATCAGCGCCTGGTTAGCTTTCGCGTTTGGTTTAGGCTATTTTGGCGCGGGGGTGTCGTGGATCTATATCAGCCTGCATACTTATGGTGAAATGCCATGGCTGCTGGCCGCCACCGCGACCTTTCTGTTTGCCGCATTCCTCGCCTTGTTTCCTGCCGCTGTCGGCTATGTCTACCAGCGCAGCGGTCGCGTTGCCATCCTTGCCATACCCGCTGCCTGGATGCTGTCGGAATGGGTACGCGGCTGGATATTCACCGGCTTCCCCTGGCTGGCTGTCGGCTATTCACAAGCGCCCGTCAGCCCGCTGGCCGGTTATGCACCCATTGTTGGCGTGTTCGGCGTATCGCTGATACTGGCATGGTCCTCAGCCATATTGGCATGGCAACTACGGCGCTATGGCTGGCTAGTAGCCATCATCTGGATCGCAGGCGCAGGCTTGAAACAGGTCAGCTGGACGCAACCGCTAGGCGCTCCATTCAGCGTCAGTCTGATTCAGGGCAATATCAGCCAGTCCATTAAATGGCAACCGGAACAAGTACTGATTACGCTGCGCGAATACCTCAACATGGTGGCTAACAGCCATGCGCGCCTGACGGTATTACCGGAAACCGCAATACCGTTATTTTACGATCAGGTTCCGAAATCCTATTTCGACGATCTCGCCACTTATGCGCGTATCAATGGCGGTGATGTTTTATTCGGCATTCCTGAACGCCATGCTGATGGCAGTTATTACAACAGCGTGATGAATGTGGGCACAGCCGTTACCCAGTTTTACCGCAAATCGCACTTGGTGCCATTTGGTGAATACATCCCGCTCAAATCCGTATTCGCGCCCATCACCGAGGTGCTGCATATCCCGCTGTCCGACTTCTCGCGCGGCGCGCTGACACAAACGCCATTCAGCATTGCGGGGCAGCATGTCGCCGCCAATGTCTGCTATGAGGACGTATTCGGTGATGAAATCATCAGACCATTGCCTGCTGCCAGCATACTGGTCAACGTCACCAATGACGCATGGTTTGGCGACAGTATCGCACCCTGGCAACACCTGCAGATCTCGCAAATGCGAGCACTGGAAAGTGGCCGGCAAATGCTGCGCGCCACCAATACTGGCGCAACTGCCATCATCGGCATTAATGGTGTCGTACAACAAGTGCTGCCACTCTTCACCCGCGGCACGCTGAAGACCACAGCACAAGGTTATCAGGGCGCTACACCATTCAGCCACTGGGGCAACAACCTGACACTGCTGATAGCCGGAGGAATGTTATTAAGCGCCGCATGGCTCAGCAGAAAACGTGCATTACTTCACAAGCAAAGCAAAGCAAAGCTTGACAATCCATACAATTCGCTTAAATATACTCAAAAACAACAATAA
- a CDS encoding glycosyltransferase family 2 protein, protein MATTPFFVLSPNTVLSIIGLLHGPDETVPTPAEDWHTASVDVVIPALNEESNIAICLASIARQTKRPKRIILVDDGSTDKTIEYANTFAEQNGMELIVIHRKEPIGKTPTLKRQSREFDSDVEFILDGDTVLESDNYIERVVEELYKGAGIASACGTILPLRDRDRHAMIDTAPLQQFLAAKPEASIYPKVGWMRHLQRGITNLYRDVLYFYLQKFVYHGQMVFFGSILNPVGCAVAYRRDLLKTMIFDHYEPLLGDDLTNSEDIFIGFALNDNGFRNIQLTDVYARSQEPEVSKVPHQLYLWSSSFLQSCYYFDELMRSPFKALKRYWHHRKEQEDMGADIATKRKILEQYRQPFGMDYTLKYGRPIGWVLLMSALEKIAFPAALTIMIILKMWEPLAITLLAESVVSVSILTIIAKGQRLEYFLKAILVTPLRYAVILFDLITMVRFAADLWIFRNRRWRK, encoded by the coding sequence ATGGCTACAACTCCCTTTTTCGTATTAAGTCCGAATACTGTGCTCAGTATTATCGGCTTACTTCATGGGCCCGATGAAACGGTGCCTACCCCAGCCGAAGATTGGCACACGGCGTCAGTTGATGTGGTTATTCCGGCGTTGAATGAGGAAAGCAATATTGCAATCTGTCTGGCTTCGATAGCACGGCAGACCAAGCGACCGAAGCGCATTATTCTTGTCGATGATGGCAGCACGGACAAGACCATAGAATATGCGAATACCTTTGCCGAACAGAATGGCATGGAATTAATCGTCATTCACCGTAAAGAACCTATCGGCAAAACCCCGACCCTGAAACGCCAGTCCCGCGAATTCGATTCGGATGTCGAGTTTATTCTGGACGGTGATACGGTGCTTGAGTCCGATAACTACATCGAGCGGGTCGTAGAAGAGCTGTACAAAGGTGCCGGGATCGCCAGTGCCTGCGGCACTATTTTGCCACTGCGTGACCGTGACCGACACGCGATGATTGATACCGCACCGCTACAGCAGTTTCTGGCGGCAAAACCAGAGGCATCCATTTACCCGAAAGTCGGGTGGATGCGACATCTGCAGCGTGGCATTACCAACCTGTACCGCGATGTGCTGTATTTTTACCTGCAAAAATTCGTGTACCACGGCCAGATGGTGTTTTTCGGCAGTATTCTGAATCCGGTAGGCTGTGCCGTGGCCTATCGCCGCGATTTGCTGAAAACCATGATTTTCGATCATTATGAGCCGTTGTTAGGTGATGACCTGACCAACTCGGAAGATATCTTCATTGGTTTTGCGTTGAACGACAATGGCTTCAGAAATATTCAGCTAACCGACGTCTATGCGCGCTCGCAAGAGCCGGAAGTAAGCAAGGTTCCGCATCAACTGTATCTGTGGTCATCGTCATTCCTGCAAAGCTGCTATTATTTTGATGAGTTGATGCGCAGCCCGTTCAAGGCGTTAAAGCGTTACTGGCATCATCGCAAAGAGCAGGAAGACATGGGGGCGGACATTGCAACCAAGCGGAAAATTCTGGAACAATACCGCCAGCCGTTTGGCATGGATTACACCCTCAAATACGGCCGGCCGATTGGCTGGGTGTTGTTGATGTCGGCACTCGAGAAAATAGCATTCCCTGCCGCCCTGACTATCATGATCATCCTGAAGATGTGGGAGCCGTTGGCGATCACTCTGCTGGCTGAAAGTGTGGTGTCAGTCAGTATCCTGACGATCATTGCCAAGGGGCAGCGGCTTGAGTACTTCCTCAAAGCGATATTGGTGACGCCATTACGTTACGCCGTGATTTTGTTTGACCTCATCACGATGGTGCGTTTTGCAGCAGATTTATGGATCTTCAGAAACAGGCGGTGGCGCAAATGA
- a CDS encoding NUDIX hydrolase, with translation MAKFCYDYPHPALTTDIALFTIRDEQLAILLIRRGGEPFQGCWALPGGFVDPDECLEECALRELEEETGITGVYLEQLYTFGKPDRDPRERIISVAYYALAPCEVLTPVAGSDAAEVDWFNLDELPALAFDHQDIIQLAQQRLRAKLDYSTVAFGLMAETFTLGELQKVYETIRGEALDKRNFRKHILTLDILAETGATRRVGNHRPAKLYRVAHPGAVHYIR, from the coding sequence ATGGCAAAGTTTTGTTACGATTACCCACATCCGGCATTAACCACTGATATAGCGTTGTTCACCATACGCGATGAACAATTGGCCATACTATTGATACGCCGCGGCGGCGAGCCTTTTCAGGGCTGCTGGGCACTGCCCGGCGGATTCGTCGACCCGGATGAATGCCTGGAAGAGTGCGCCTTACGGGAGCTGGAAGAAGAAACCGGCATCACCGGCGTGTATCTGGAACAACTGTATACGTTTGGCAAACCCGATCGTGACCCGCGCGAGCGCATCATCAGCGTGGCCTATTACGCGCTGGCCCCATGCGAGGTACTCACCCCGGTTGCCGGATCTGACGCAGCCGAGGTGGACTGGTTCAATCTTGATGAACTGCCGGCACTGGCCTTTGATCACCAGGACATTATCCAGCTGGCCCAGCAACGCCTGCGTGCCAAACTCGATTACTCCACGGTGGCATTTGGCCTGATGGCCGAAACATTTACTCTGGGCGAGCTGCAAAAGGTTTATGAAACCATACGCGGCGAAGCACTGGATAAACGCAACTTTCGCAAGCATATACTGACACTGGACATACTGGCTGAAACAGGCGCCACGCGCCGCGTAGGCAACCATCGCCCTGCCAAACTCTATCGCGTCGCTCATCCCGGCGCAGTACACTACATCCGTTAA
- a CDS encoding PilZ domain-containing protein: MSSSEALNLLNAHACGADRRQHPRIYVNWRTAVMFKTGHETVRVFGRTRDASASGVCIECEQTIITAAPVVVMIELPSKAAHVPSDIIQFNAQIRNCILASDKYRMGLQIIGFHGHSEQNMLRHLRTIGA; this comes from the coding sequence ATGTCCTCATCAGAAGCACTTAATCTGCTGAATGCACACGCCTGTGGCGCAGATCGTCGGCAGCACCCGCGCATCTATGTAAACTGGCGCACGGCGGTCATGTTTAAAACCGGCCATGAAACCGTACGCGTATTTGGCAGAACCCGGGATGCCTCAGCTTCCGGAGTCTGCATTGAATGTGAGCAGACTATCATCACTGCGGCACCGGTGGTCGTCATGATAGAACTCCCCTCCAAAGCCGCTCACGTGCCGTCCGACATTATTCAATTCAACGCACAGATTAGAAACTGCATACTGGCCAGCGACAAGTATCGAATGGGGCTGCAAATTATCGGGTTTCACGGCCATTCCGAGCAGAATATGCTTAGGCACCTGCGCACGATCGGTGCCTGA